TGGCTCATTATATTGCCAAAAGTAATCAATTCTTATAGAGTATTTATTATTAGGAATTGACTGTTGAACATCAGGCGTTTCTGTAGTATTGGGTTCCTTATTGGCACTACGTAATTGGCGTAAATCACTGATGATTTGCTCTTTGGTACGTCCGCGCAATTGAAATAGTACAAAGGGGTCTTCACTGAAGCGATCGCCTAACTGATAGTACAGCGCACCAATGTGTTTACAGGGATTTGCTTTATCAGGACAAGAGCATTTACTCTGGACATCACCAAGGGTAAAAGGAAATATCGAAAGACCATTAGCCGTAAACACTTCTTCTATATTTTGTGGCATTTCTCCTGCTAGTAACTTGGCAGCAAAAATTGCCCTTTGGGACATGGTTTCAATTACATAACCCCATTGCTCATCGCTAAAAGGTTCAAGGGAAAGGGAAACTTTATAAGGTTCTACTTCACTACCTTGCACCCTAGCTAATACTTTTGCACCTTTAAATTCAATACTGAGAACATTTCCTTGACGAGCATAATTTCTCGCACGTTCTAAACGCTTTTTAAAGCGATAGGAATCTAGCAAATCTAGCCATTGTTGTGACCACCATTCGCGGCTTGCTTGTAATGTGTAATTAGTCATAATCAATTTAAAAACTTAGTAGTCTGTCTTATTAATTTTATGAGGTTCGTAGTGAGTGCTTTAGCACTCAAATTAAGGACTAGAGTCCTTACTACGAACTTATTCTGCATCATCATCAATCACTGCACTGCGGTCGAGTAGTAATAAGTTCCGAAGTTGGTCTGTATCCATTTCGGTCAACCATTCTTCACCAGCACCTACAACTTGTTCAGCTAGTTGTTTTTTACTTTCAATCATGTCATGAATTTTTTCTTCTAAAGTGCCTGTGCAAACAAATTTATGTACTTGCACATTCCGGGTTTGACCAATCCGAAATACTCTATCTGTGGCTTGATTTTCCACGGCTGGATTCCACCATCTATCAAAGTGGAATACATGATTTGCTCGTGTTAAATTCAGTCCGACACCACCCGCTTTCAGAGAAAGAATCATAATTGGCGGCTCTTGAGGATCGTGTTGAAAACGGTCGATCATTTCCTCACGTTGTTTTTTGCTGGTGCTACCATATAAAAACAATATTTCTCGCCCAAGCTGTTTTTCTAAATAGGGTTTAAGTAATTTACCCCACTCAGCAAACTGTGTGAAAATTAAAGCTCTATCGCTTTCTGCTAAAACTTCTTCTAACATTTCTTCTAGCCGCAGAAGTTTGGCTGAATTATGTTGTTCTAATGTCGCTTGTTTCAAATATTGGGCTGGGTGATTGCAGATTTGTTTGAGTTTGATTAACAAAGCCAAAATCATCCCCCGACGTTGCAATCCTTCAGCAGATTCAATCTCTATTAAAGATTGTTCTACAACTTGTTGATAAAGTGCAGCTTGTTCACCAGTTAAACCGCAAAATACGGTCATTTCTTGCTTGTCTGGTAAATCTTGAATTATGTCGCGATCGCTTTTCAATCGCCGCAGTATAAATGGTTGCACTAATGAACGTAACTGAGTCAAAGAAGCCGTATCACCATACTTTTCAATTGGCATGGCAAATCGACGCTGGAAAAATTGCTTATTGCCTAAATACCCAGGATTGAGAAAATCCAAAATAGACCATAATTCTTGCAGTCTATTTTCTACGGGTGTCCCCGTCAATGCAATGCGAAATGTAGCTTCTAATTCCCGCACTGCTTTTGACTGCTTCGCCTCTGGATTTTTCACATTCTGGGCTTCATCTAAAACTATTATCTGCCAAGATACACTTTGCAATGATTTGATATCTCGATGAAGAAGTGAGTAGCTGGTAACGATTAAATCGTGCTTTTTCACGGCTTCTAAAAACGCTTTCCCTTTTGGGCGTTTGTCACCGTGATATTGCAAAATTTTCAGGCTTGGTGCAAATTTATTGACTTCCCTTTCCCAGTTGCCTAAAACCGAAGTTGGACAAACTAGCAGTGTTGGATTTTCTAGTGCATCTTGTTCTTTTAAGTGCAGCAGAAAAGCAATGAATTGGACAGTGTTATGGCAAATAATATTGTTAGCGACAAAATTATGATGTTCGCTAACTTCAAAGTCATAAACCCATCCATCATAATCTATCTCTTCTATTGATTCTATCCGGCAATAAAATACCTCTTGGTCGAGAAGACATTGCAAAGACTGTCTTGTTAAGCTCAACTGTTCTAAATCTAGGTTGCTATATGCTGTCAGGGTTTGAGTTGTCCACTTGGAAGGTTTGAGTAGCTGATACTGTTCTTGGGCTTCTCCACTGATAATACGGTTCATCCCAGCTATTACTCGCCGTAAACTATCTCTAGAAAATTGCTGTGAACCATTAATGTAAACAGTGTTGTGCATCCCAAAATGCCGCAATGGGAGTCCCGTTGCTATGACTGTTTGGGCAACCATATCAGAAGCAGGAATTCCTTCAATATTTGTGTTACTGACCAGTTGACAAATTCGTTCTAACTTGCTCTGTTTTTCTAAGTTATTAAAACCAATTTCTTGGATAAATCTGCGGGCAGAATTCCCTCCAATTACACCAATATAGTAAGTGCGTAAAGTATGAGTTCCATTAGTGGCACACTTCAGTTTGGGCGATATTCGCAACCAAATGCCGAAGCGCCGCAACAGTGCAGAAAGTTGCTGAATTAGTAAAGCTGAAGCTGTAGAAATCTCAATACTCCGCATACTAAAAACAACAGCAGATTCAGCATCGAAATAGTTTTGTAAAAATATCCGCACACTATCCAAGTCTGCTTGCATAATGAAGGGCGGAATAGATTTTTCTGCCGATAGTTTTCCCCAAATATAACCTTTAGCTTCTAAGAATTCCCGATAGGCTTGGCTATTAACTCGAAGAGAAGCAACTCTGTTAGGGAAGGTAGAGATATTAGGGCTGTTAATTTTGAGGTTATAGCGCTTTTGAATGCGTTGGCAAGTCTGGAGTAGATCCTCTAATACTCTGGTGTCTTTTTGGGATATTGTGACTCTTCCCACATCGGGTAGTTCATGCCCTTCAGCAATCTGCCAAGCAAGAAACTTGACTAAATCAGGGTCTTGTGGTTGTCCATTCCAGAGCGTTTTACTTGGGACACAAACGTAATCGCCCACCTGTAAGTTATTTGTCCAACCTTTACTTGTCAGCAACTTATGACGATGAGTGATTGTGATATTGCTACCGTCTTCTAGCGTGATTTTTCGTAATTTCTCGCAGACTTGCTGCCGATACAACTGCCTAACATTAGCCTGGACAATTTTGCCAGTTTTTTCATCTATGGAATTAACTAGTAATTGTTCTTTAGGGTTAGCCCAAAATCCTTCGCCGTCAAATTCTGTTTCTCCAGCATGAGTTGTCCAGATTGTCTCGGCTGTGCGTAACAGTCCACTTGCATTTACTAGAGTATCATTCGCTACGCATTTACCGAGTCCCATATCGTCAGCGAGACATGCACCTAAGCCCCAACGTTCCAAGAAGGATAGCCAAGCAGCGCCTCGTTCTTGATAGGGTCGCAACTGTCCTTTAAAGCCTGCTGGTGTCGGTAAAGGTGCGATCGCTTGATTATTATTTAGCGCCCCAATCAACTCTTGCAATGCCCCAGATGCCTCAAAGCTAACCACTGGTAATTTTTCAATTACTTGGGTATCCCCTGTACTGAAACGCAAGGCATCTTCCAGTGAAAGCGCCATTTGGTCTTTGCGAGTGGTAAAAAAGGTTTGGGCTGTTTTGATATCTTGGGGGCGCAATTCTACCCACTCGCCGTTAATTTCCACTAGGGGACTATTTAAAGCCACAAGTTTATCAAACTCGGCTTTGGAAATAGTCTGTCCGCCAATTGCCAATTGCCATTGAAAATTTAGTAAACTCTGCAACCCTAAACGTCCCTGCTTTCCTTTTGGGGTTTCGGCAGTAATTTTCAAACCCAAACGATTTGCCCATCCTTCACGGTTTGCCAAACTGGGAGGCAAAATTACTCCTAAACCACTGTCTTCCAACCTCCAAGCTACAGCTTTGATAAACTCATAAGCTTGTATGGGGGTGAGACGAGAAGATTGGGGATATTCGGTTTCAAAGCTGCCTACTATTGTTGGATATAATCGGGAAGCTACACCCAAACCTCGCAAAAATGTTTCCTGTGGTTGCTCAATTGTCCGATTTTCATAAACCAATCGTTCAACTGGATTGTTCCAAATAGTTGCCGCATCCACTAAAAACTCAGGATTGTCAGCCGCTTGCAGGAAATATGCTAACGTCCAATCTGTTTCACCGGACTCTGGAGAACGCAGTTGAAAACAGGTACGAAATAGAGTTTTAAGAGTTAATTGGTATTGTAGCGGCATAGTCCAAGCCTTGAGTGCCGCTTCCAGTCGTTCTACTTCAATGGCATCTGCATTGACAGTGCCAGATGTACTAGTTAAGGCTTGCAACCACTGTCGTACCCCAGGTGGTAAAGATGCGATTGCCTTAGCTTCAATTGGAGGTTGAGAACCTACCATTTCTCGTACTTGGGCATCTATCGTACTGTTGAGAAATCCCAAAAGTAATTCTTGAGGTTCGGCTGGGAAGTCTACATAAAATAGGGATTGGGGATTAGGGATTGGGGATTGGGAAAACTCTTCTCCAGTCCCTAGTCCCCAGTCCCCAGTCCCCAGTCCCTCTTGATAAGTGCGACAAACCAACGGCATGGTTGCAGAAAATTTTTCTAGGCGGGTTCCATCTACAGCGCTATCTAGAAGTACTTGCCATTTGGCAGCAAATGCACCATCTGATTGTCGGTCAATTGCTGGTAAAAACTTACACCGTGAGATTAAATCTAAACTCCATCGGGCAACCTGTGACCAAAAGCGTAAATCTCCACCCAAAAAGGCATCTTCCCCTTTAGCAGCATTTAAGGGAACAGCAGAAAGAAATTTTACTGCTTCGCTGGGGTTGAGACAAAAACCCTCAACTCGCCACGGTTGCAGATATTGTGGGGAGTCTGTATTTTCCCCCAAGCTGGCAGAATGTACAGGAAAAATCGCTGTTGTTCCTTCATCACTGCTTTCTGGGATATAAGTTGGTAGGGCAATGATTTGGGAGTGCGTTGGCAAACTGATTTCAGGCGCACTGGCGGCTTTGCGGGTTCGCCCAGTAGTAGCGATCGCTTTGCCAACACCAGAGGCAAACGCAACTTGGGGTTTTTGGATGAAGTTGGTAATTGCCATATTCTGAGAACGCAACCACTCACTCAACTCAACTGATGTCATTGCCAATGGATGTACTGAGATATCTCCAGATCCACTAGACTCTAAATTTACTCGTGGCGATCGCCAAGTTTCCCCCCAAATAAATAAACAACCATTTTGATTTTTTAGTAACCAATTACAGTGTAAAATCGCCATTTTCTAACTACTCAGATTTTCCCAAAACTATAGAATTAAAATCAAAGTTATTCTGCTTTTCGCATCTTCTCAATAAGATTTATTGCCCAACTTTCTTGTATAATAAATATTTAATTAATTATTCCACATAAACATTGTTAATAATGAATTTTCCCCTAATTAAAGCCTTAAAGAACGGGATGTTAGTGGAACTGGATTATATGCATCCTCAAGAAAAAGAGGTTGTAAGATCGTTACTCAATGTTGTAATTGTTGAAGGTAAAACTTATCCCCAAAAGCAACCTCTATCTCCTACAGAATTTTCAGCTTACTGGTTAAGCAAGGATGCCTTTGTTGTCAGGACATCTGTTGTAGATCCTACACACAAGCCAAAAGAAATATTAGGGGCGTTTAATTTAAAGCCAAACTTTCCCGGTCGGTGTAGCCATATTTGCAACGCTGGTTTTATTGTACAACCTGGGTTACGCGGTCAAGGTTTAGGACGGTTCATGGGAGAGGCTATGCTTGCGATCGCAGCAAACCTTGGCTACGAAGCAGTGATGTTTAATTTGGTCTTTGAGACTAATATACCTTCAATTACACTTTGGCAGTCGTTAGGATTTGAGATTATTGGGCGAATTCCGGGCGCGGCGAAGCTAGAGAATGGGCAGGTGGTAGAGGCGCTAATCCTGTATCACACTTTGGGTTGAATGACTTGTCTATCTTTGTATGTACTAGAAGTCAGCCATAGGGCATAAATGTTAGGATTGCCACAGAAAGAGAATAGCGAAAGAGAAGGAAAAAAAACTGAATGGCAGAAGTTGATAAGTCAATATCCTTCGATGGCAGGGATATTCGACTGAAAGTAGGCCTATTAGCTCCCCAGGCAGGTGGGTCGGTTTTGATAGAATCAGGGGACACATCCGTTTTAGTAACGGCTACGCGATCGCAAGCCAGAGAAGGCATTGATTTTCTTCCCCTTACTGTAGATTATGAAGAAAGGCTATATGCCGCTGGTAGGATTCCCGGCGGGATCATGCGGCGCGAAGGTCGTCCACCAGAAAAAACAATTCTCACCAGCCGTCTAATAGACCGTCCCATGCGTCCCTTGTTCCCTTCATGGTTACGGGATGACCTGCAAATTATTGCCTTAACGCTGTCGATGGACGAGTTAGTTCCACCCGATGTGTTAGCAGTTACAGGCGCTTCCATTGCTACCCTGATTGCCCAGATTCCTTTTAATGGGCCAATGGCAGCAGTGCGGGTTGGTTTAGTGGGAGATGATTTCATTATTAACCCCACTTATGCAGAAACCGAAGCGGGAGATTTGGATCTGGTAGTAGCAGGTTCACCACATGGCGTGATCATGGTGGAAGCGGGAGCCAATCAGTTGCCAGAGCGAGATATTCTCGAAGCGATTGACTTTGGTTATGAAGCGGTGCGGGATTTAATCAAAGCGCAGCAAGATTTAATTGCAGAATTGGGTCTAGTAATAGTGCAAGAAGCACCACCAGAAGTAGACCAAACGCTAGAAAATTATATCCGCGATCGCGCCAACGGTCAGATTAAGAAAATCTTGTCTCAATTTAGTTTGACCAAACCCGAACGCGATGCAGCTTTAGATGTCGTCAAGGATGAAATTGCCGCGACGATTACCGAACTGCCAGAAGAAGACCCCATTCGAGTTGCTGCAACTGCAAATAAGAAGGCACTTGGTAACACTTTTAAAGATATTACCAAACACTTCATGCGGCGACAAATCATTGAAGATAACGTCCGCGTTGATGGTCGTAAACTCGATCAAGTGCGTCCGGTTTCGTGTTTAGTTGATGTCTTACCAAAGCGAGTCCACGGTAGCGGTTTATTTAACCGGGAACTAACTCAGGTATTATCCACTTGTACTCTGGGTACACCTGGGGATGCTCAAAACCTCAACGATGACATGCAGCTAGATCAGCACAAGCGTTATCTGCATCATTACAACTTCCCGCCGTTCTCAGTTGGAGAAACCAAGCCAATGCGTGCCCCAGGAAGGCGCGAAATTGGTCACGGGGCATTGGCAGAACGAGCGATAATACCTGTGCTACCGTCCAAAGAACAATTTCCCTACGTGATTCGTATCGTATCGGAAGTACTTTCCTCCAACGGTTCCACCTCAATGGGTTCAGTCTGCGGTTCCACCCTCGCCTTGATGGATGCTGGTGTACCAATTCTCAAACCCGTTAGTGGCGCGGCAATGGGTCTGATTAAGGAAGGCGACGAAGTACGAGTCCTGACCGACATTCAAGGCATTGAAGACTTTTTGGGCGACATGGACTTCAAAGTTGCCGGGACGGATACCGGGATTACCGCCTTGCAGATGGATATGAAAATCTCCGGTTTGTCTTTGGAAGTTATTGCCCAAGCCGTCCACCAAGCCAAAGCAGCCCGGTTGCACATTCTGGAGAAAATGCTCGCGTGCATTGACACGCCACGGACTGAAACCTCACCTTATGCTCCACGTCTGTTAACAATCAAGATTGATTCAGACATGATTGGTTTGGTCATCGGNGCTGGAGGCAAGACTATTAAGGGTATCACAGAGGAAACTGGTGCAAAAATTGACATCGAAGATGATGGCACCGTGACAATTTCCGCTGTGGATGAGAACAAGGCCAAGAGAGCCAGAAATATCATCCAAGGCATGACCCGCAAGCTGCACGAAGGGGATGTCTATGCAGGACGCATTACTCGGATTATACCGATAGGTGCATTTGTGGAATTTTTGCCAGGAAAAGAAGGCATGATTCACATATCTCAACTAGCTGACTACCGCGTTGGCAAAGTTGAGGATGAAGTAGCGGTAGGCGATGAAGTGATTATCAAAGTGCGCGAAATTGATAACAAAGGTCGCATTAATCTCACCCGCTTGGGTATTCACCCAGATCAAGCAGCAGCAGCAAGAGAAGCAGCGGCGGTGAATCGGTAACTCGATTTGGGATTTTAGATTAGATTAAATCTAAAATCCGCGATGCCTATCGTGAAGGCATCGCCGTATGCTTCTCTAATTTGATAAATTACGAATTACGAACTTATACTGAGCGACTTGCCTTGAGCGAAGTCGAAAGGAGTCGAAGTATTACGAATTATTTTAAAGACTTTTCTAGTGTTTTTGGCTCTGGTAGAGGTTGACCATCAGCTAAAGATGATTCAATCAGCATTTCTAAAACTTCTTGAGCATTTTTGAAAGCTTCTTGGTAAGTATCTCCGTGAGTATGACAAAACTCTCCCCATTCAGGAAGACTCACAATAAAACACTCATCCTCATCAAACCACTGAATAACGATTATATATTTCATATTTATTCATACACTCTTTTACTTCTCTAATTCTGCCAACTTCTGTTGAGCAAACTCCCGCACTTCCTCATCTGGGTCATTCTCTGCTTTGTCGTGCAACAGTGGCAAAGTCTGGGGATGTTGAGGAAATTGC
This portion of the Nostoc sp. GT001 genome encodes:
- a CDS encoding SWIM zinc finger family protein — its product is MTNYTLQASREWWSQQWLDLLDSYRFKKRLERARNYARQGNVLSIEFKGAKVLARVQGSEVEPYKVSLSLEPFSDEQWGYVIETMSQRAIFAAKLLAGEMPQNIEEVFTANGLSIFPFTLGDVQSKCSCPDKANPCKHIGALYYQLGDRFSEDPFVLFQLRGRTKEQIISDLRQLRSANKEPNTTETPDVQQSIPNNKYSIRIDYFWQYNEPLESSLVVIAPSTSEMVLDVLGAIPLAKEEESAVNSTSSDVVMKYLNTVYRDVSQKAFLTAMNVGGN
- a CDS encoding SNF2-related protein is translated as MAILHCNWLLKNQNGCLFIWGETWRSPRVNLESSGSGDISVHPLAMTSVELSEWLRSQNMAITNFIQKPQVAFASGVGKAIATTGRTRKAASAPEISLPTHSQIIALPTYIPESSDEGTTAIFPVHSASLGENTDSPQYLQPWRVEGFCLNPSEAVKFLSAVPLNAAKGEDAFLGGDLRFWSQVARWSLDLISRCKFLPAIDRQSDGAFAAKWQVLLDSAVDGTRLEKFSATMPLVCRTYQEGLGTGDWGLGTGEEFSQSPIPNPQSLFYVDFPAEPQELLLGFLNSTIDAQVREMVGSQPPIEAKAIASLPPGVRQWLQALTSTSGTVNADAIEVERLEAALKAWTMPLQYQLTLKTLFRTCFQLRSPESGETDWTLAYFLQAADNPEFLVDAATIWNNPVERLVYENRTIEQPQETFLRGLGVASRLYPTIVGSFETEYPQSSRLTPIQAYEFIKAVAWRLEDSGLGVILPPSLANREGWANRLGLKITAETPKGKQGRLGLQSLLNFQWQLAIGGQTISKAEFDKLVALNSPLVEINGEWVELRPQDIKTAQTFFTTRKDQMALSLEDALRFSTGDTQVIEKLPVVSFEASGALQELIGALNNNQAIAPLPTPAGFKGQLRPYQERGAAWLSFLERWGLGACLADDMGLGKCVANDTLVNASGLLRTAETIWTTHAGETEFDGEGFWANPKEQLLVNSIDEKTGKIVQANVRQLYRQQVCEKLRKITLEDGSNITITHRHKLLTSKGWTNNLQVGDYVCVPSKTLWNGQPQDPDLVKFLAWQIAEGHELPDVGRVTISQKDTRVLEDLLQTCQRIQKRYNLKINSPNISTFPNRVASLRVNSQAYREFLEAKGYIWGKLSAEKSIPPFIMQADLDSVRIFLQNYFDAESAVVFSMRSIEISTASALLIQQLSALLRRFGIWLRISPKLKCATNGTHTLRTYYIGVIGGNSARRFIQEIGFNNLEKQSKLERICQLVSNTNIEGIPASDMVAQTVIATGLPLRHFGMHNTVYINGSQQFSRDSLRRVIAGMNRIISGEAQEQYQLLKPSKWTTQTLTAYSNLDLEQLSLTRQSLQCLLDQEVFYCRIESIEEIDYDGWVYDFEVSEHHNFVANNIICHNTVQFIAFLLHLKEQDALENPTLLVCPTSVLGNWEREVNKFAPSLKILQYHGDKRPKGKAFLEAVKKHDLIVTSYSLLHRDIKSLQSVSWQIIVLDEAQNVKNPEAKQSKAVRELEATFRIALTGTPVENRLQELWSILDFLNPGYLGNKQFFQRRFAMPIEKYGDTASLTQLRSLVQPFILRRLKSDRDIIQDLPDKQEMTVFCGLTGEQAALYQQVVEQSLIEIESAEGLQRRGMILALLIKLKQICNHPAQYLKQATLEQHNSAKLLRLEEMLEEVLAESDRALIFTQFAEWGKLLKPYLEKQLGREILFLYGSTSKKQREEMIDRFQHDPQEPPIMILSLKAGGVGLNLTRANHVFHFDRWWNPAVENQATDRVFRIGQTRNVQVHKFVCTGTLEEKIHDMIESKKQLAEQVVGAGEEWLTEMDTDQLRNLLLLDRSAVIDDDAE
- a CDS encoding N-acetyltransferase codes for the protein MNFPLIKALKNGMLVELDYMHPQEKEVVRSLLNVVIVEGKTYPQKQPLSPTEFSAYWLSKDAFVVRTSVVDPTHKPKEILGAFNLKPNFPGRCSHICNAGFIVQPGLRGQGLGRFMGEAMLAIAANLGYEAVMFNLVFETNIPSITLWQSLGFEIIGRIPGAAKLENGQVVEALILYHTLG
- a CDS encoding polyribonucleotide nucleotidyltransferase, which codes for MAEVDKSISFDGRDIRLKVGLLAPQAGGSVLIESGDTSVLVTATRSQAREGIDFLPLTVDYEERLYAAGRIPGGIMRREGRPPEKTILTSRLIDRPMRPLFPSWLRDDLQIIALTLSMDELVPPDVLAVTGASIATLIAQIPFNGPMAAVRVGLVGDDFIINPTYAETEAGDLDLVVAGSPHGVIMVEAGANQLPERDILEAIDFGYEAVRDLIKAQQDLIAELGLVIVQEAPPEVDQTLENYIRDRANGQIKKILSQFSLTKPERDAALDVVKDEIAATITELPEEDPIRVAATANKKALGNTFKDITKHFMRRQIIEDNVRVDGRKLDQVRPVSCLVDVLPKRVHGSGLFNRELTQVLSTCTLGTPGDAQNLNDDMQLDQHKRYLHHYNFPPFSVGETKPMRAPGRREIGHGALAERAIIPVLPSKEQFPYVIRIVSEVLSSNGSTSMGSVCGSTLALMDAGVPILKPVSGAAMGLIKEGDEVRVLTDIQGIEDFLGDMDFKVAGTDTGITALQMDMKISGLSLEVIAQAVHQAKAARLHILEKMLACIDTPRTETSPYAPRLLTIKIDSDMIGLVIGAGGKTIKGITEETGAKIDIEDDGTVTISAVDENKAKRARNIIQGMTRKLHEGDVYAGRITRIIPIGAFVEFLPGKEGMIHISQLADYRVGKVEDEVAVGDEVIIKVREIDNKGRINLTRLGIHPDQAAAAREAAAVNR
- a CDS encoding type II toxin-antitoxin system HicB family antitoxin, whose translation is MKYIIVIQWFDEDECFIVSLPEWGEFCHTHGDTYQEAFKNAQEVLEMLIESSLADGQPLPEPKTLEKSLK